Proteins from a genomic interval of Fusarium oxysporum Fo47 chromosome I, complete sequence:
- a CDS encoding putative TOS1-like glycosyl hydrolase-domain-containing protein, with product MKVTNLSILAYTGLATALTQQCSGSAVNEGGNWFCGVIDQILYEGFSSSGSFKAVTKMGDDGSCDQEPFSYDGALGPLSEDLSVHIRGPFNLKEFAVYNLGSSEKKRDSAPSPHLHGHRHFHEQRKKKRGDWVTATIDGQVVSWENTYNGSPATQAAPVDIPAAPTDAMNVVDEKKPMKLKADPLPGLDKIKSKVENVKGKVDQVKSKATSKAKEYTATPSGHWKRTAYYNAQRRVADNVIFMGNYGGEGSGVFDNTWGNSLSYLNANGNGGSSSPKILKDVFIPSNKEFSIFSSEKCDESCGYSRVPDVAYKGFSGSNKIFLFNFKMPFDGNTGFNGDMPALWALNGRIPRTGQYSGCSCWKTGCGEVDIYEVLATGDDKCKSTFHLTNGAGSSDYFKRPADKYIKVAVVFCERTSSVAIKQLDDTFDFGSSLSDETVRDWIKTMSTPKKGSSLFQLSISV from the exons ATGAAGGTCACTAATCTTTCCATTCTGGCTTACACGGGCCTCGCCACAGCCCTCACACAGCAATGCTCTGGCAGCGCCGTCAACGAAGGCGGAAACTGGTTCTGTGGTGTTATTGATCAGATTCTCTATGAGGGATTCTCCAGCAGTGGAAGCTTCAAGGCTGTTACAAAGATGGGAGATGATGGATCTTGTGATCAGGAGCCCTTTTCTTACGACGGTGCTCTTGGACCTCTGAGTGAGGAT CTGTCTGTCCACATTCGGGGCCCCTTCAACCTCAAGGAATTCGCAGTCTACAACCTCGGTTCCAGCGAGAAGAAGCGTGACTCTGCTCCCTCTCCTCACCTCCACGGCCATCGTCATTTCCACGAAcagcgcaagaagaagcgtgGGGACTGGGTCACTGCCACCATCGACGGACAAGTCGTATCCTGGGAGAACACTTATAACGGAAGCCCTGCTACCCAGGCTGCTCCCGTTGATATCCCTGCTGCCCCTACCGACGCTATGAACGTcgtcgatgagaagaagcccatgaAGCTAAAGGCTGACCCCTTGCCTGGACtggacaagatcaagagcaAGGTTGAAAATGTCAAAGGCAAGGTGGACCAGGTCAAGAGCAAGGCGACCTCAAAGGCAAAGGAGTACACTGCTACTCCTAGTGGACACTGGAAGCGCACTGCTTACTACAACGCTCAGCGACGTGTTGCTGATAATGTTATCTTCATGGGTAACTATGGTGGTGAGGGCTCCGGAGTCTTTGACAA CACTTGGGGTAACTCTCTCTCTTACCTCAACGCCAACGGAAACGGTGGCTCCTCTTCTCCCAAGATCCTGAAGGACGTCTTCATCCCTTCCAACAAAGAATTCTCCATCTTCAGCTCTGAGAAGTGTGACGAGAGCTGCGGTTACTCTCGTGTCCCTGATGTTGCCTACA AGGGATTCTCCGGCTCAAACAagatcttcctcttcaacttcaagatGCCCTTCGATGGCAATACCGGCTTCAACGGCGACATGCCCGCCCTCTGGGCTCTCAACGGCCGCATTCCCAGAACTGGCCAATACAGCGGATGCAGCTGCTGGAAGACAGGCTGTGGTGAGGTCGACATCTACGAGGTCCTTGCTACTGGCGATGATAAGTGCAAGAGCACATTCCACTTGACAAACGGCGCTGGAAGCTCTGATTACTTCAAGCGACCTGCCGACAAGTACATCAAGGTTGCTGTTGTGTTCTGTGAGCGTACGTCGAGCGTCGCTATCAAGCAGTTGGATGATACCTTTGACTTTGGATCATCTCTGAGCGATGAGACTGTGAGGGACTGGATTAAGACCATGTCTACCCCTAAGAAGGGAAGCAGCCTGTTCCAGCTGTCTATTTCTGTGTAA